The Allocatelliglobosispora scoriae genome contains a region encoding:
- the infA gene encoding translation initiation factor IF-1, whose product MPKKDGAIEIEGRVIEPLPNAMFRVELANGHKVLAHISGKMRQHYIRILPEDRVVVELSPYDLTRGRIVYRYK is encoded by the coding sequence ATGCCAAAGAAAGATGGGGCCATCGAGATCGAGGGCCGAGTAATCGAGCCGCTCCCGAACGCCATGTTCCGGGTCGAGCTCGCCAACGGTCACAAGGTTCTGGCTCATATCAGCGGCAAGATGCGGCAGCACTACATCCGCATCCTGCCCGAGGACCGGGTCGTCGTCGAGCTCTCGCCGTACGACCTCACTCGCGGGCGCATCGTCTACCGCTACAAGTAA
- the rpsE gene encoding 30S ribosomal protein S5, whose amino-acid sequence MPGPQRRGSGSGNNSSNSSEGGDQQRRGRDNRRDGGRDRAPVEKTPHIERVVTINRVAKVVKGGRRFSFTALVVVGDGDGNVGIGYGKAKEVPAAIAKGVEEAKKHFFNVPRINKTIPHPVLGEAAAGVVLLKPASAGTGVIAGGPVRAVLECAGVHDILSKSLGSSNPINIVHATVAALKMLESPEAVAARRGLPVEDVAPPALLAARAAGAGA is encoded by the coding sequence ATGCCAGGTCCACAGCGCCGGGGCTCCGGGTCCGGTAACAACAGCAGCAACAGCAGCGAGGGCGGCGACCAGCAGCGTCGTGGCCGCGACAACCGTCGTGACGGCGGTCGTGACCGCGCACCGGTAGAGAAGACCCCGCACATCGAGCGGGTCGTCACGATCAACCGTGTCGCCAAGGTCGTCAAGGGCGGTCGTCGCTTCAGCTTCACCGCGCTCGTCGTGGTGGGCGATGGCGACGGCAACGTCGGCATCGGCTACGGCAAGGCCAAGGAGGTGCCCGCGGCGATCGCCAAGGGTGTCGAGGAGGCCAAGAAGCACTTCTTCAACGTGCCGCGGATCAACAAGACGATCCCGCACCCGGTGCTCGGCGAGGCTGCGGCAGGCGTCGTCCTGCTCAAGCCGGCCAGCGCCGGTACGGGTGTCATCGCCGGTGGCCCGGTGCGTGCCGTGCTGGAGTGCGCGGGCGTGCACGACATCCTGTCGAAGAGCCTCGGCTCCTCGAACCCGATCAACATCGTGCACGCCACTGTGGCGGCGCTGAAGATGCTTGAGTCGCCCGAAGCGGTGGCGGCCCGTCGTGGCCTCCCCGTCGAGGACGTGGCGCCGCCGGCGCTGCTGGCGGCCCGGGCAGCCGGGGCGGGTGCGTGA
- the map gene encoding type I methionyl aminopeptidase, whose amino-acid sequence MRHQDVIQIKTPEQIAKMRAAGLVVADALAACREAVVPGISTGELDAIAEKVIRAAGAIPSFKGYHGFPASICASVNEQVVHGIPSHEQVVSEGDLLSIDCGAILDGWHGDSAITVGVGETRPELLRMAEVAEDSMWAGIAAAARGVLSKRGRLTDISYAVQNSVREGRSHVFSRAQGVRRRYGIVEGYGGHGIGTEMHQDPHILNYGRPGRGPFIVPGMCFAIEPMITMSSPRTTELSDGWTVVTVDGSFAAHVEHSIGLLEDGVVVLTAADAGVERLGELVSPQYRA is encoded by the coding sequence ATGCGCCATCAGGACGTCATTCAGATCAAAACCCCCGAGCAGATCGCCAAGATGCGCGCTGCCGGGCTCGTCGTGGCCGACGCCCTGGCCGCCTGCCGCGAAGCGGTGGTGCCCGGGATCAGCACCGGCGAGCTGGACGCCATCGCCGAGAAGGTGATTCGGGCCGCCGGGGCCATCCCGTCCTTCAAGGGCTACCACGGCTTCCCGGCCTCGATCTGCGCCTCGGTCAACGAGCAGGTCGTGCACGGCATCCCCAGCCACGAGCAGGTGGTGAGCGAGGGCGACCTGCTCTCCATCGACTGCGGCGCCATCCTCGACGGCTGGCACGGCGACTCGGCGATCACCGTCGGCGTGGGGGAGACCCGCCCGGAGCTGCTCCGGATGGCCGAGGTCGCCGAGGACAGCATGTGGGCCGGGATCGCGGCCGCCGCCCGCGGCGTGCTCTCCAAGCGCGGCCGGCTCACCGACATCTCCTACGCCGTGCAGAATTCGGTCCGCGAGGGGCGCAGTCACGTCTTCTCCCGGGCCCAGGGTGTCCGCAGGCGTTACGGCATCGTCGAGGGCTACGGCGGGCACGGCATCGGCACGGAGATGCACCAGGACCCGCACATCCTCAACTACGGCCGCCCCGGCCGGGGACCCTTCATCGTGCCCGGCATGTGCTTCGCCATCGAGCCGATGATCACGATGTCGTCCCCGCGTACCACCGAGCTGAGCGACGGGTGGACGGTCGTGACCGTCGACGGCTCTTTCGCCGCTCACGTCGAGCACTCGATCGGCCTGCTGGAGGACGGAGTGGTGGTTCTCACCGCCGCCGACGCGGGTGTCGAACGTCTCGGCGAACTGGTGTCCCCGCAGTACAGGGCCTGA
- the rpsH gene encoding 30S ribosomal protein S8: MTMTDPIADMLTRLRNANQAYHDRVTMPYSKIKANIAEVLKTEGYIATWAVEEPEEGAVGKSLTVELKYGPSRERSLAGIRRVSKPGLRVYAKAPEMPKVLGGLGVAIISTSQGLLTDRQARKRGVGGEVLAYVW, from the coding sequence ATGACGATGACCGACCCGATCGCAGACATGTTGACGCGTCTGCGTAACGCCAACCAGGCGTACCACGACCGGGTGACGATGCCCTACTCGAAGATCAAGGCGAACATCGCCGAGGTCCTCAAGACCGAGGGTTACATCGCCACCTGGGCGGTCGAGGAGCCCGAAGAGGGCGCCGTTGGCAAGAGCCTGACCGTCGAGCTGAAGTACGGCCCTAGCCGTGAGCGGAGCCTCGCCGGCATCCGGCGCGTTTCCAAGCCCGGCCTGCGGGTTTACGCCAAGGCGCCGGAGATGCCGAAGGTGCTCGGCGGCCTCGGTGTGGCGATCATTTCGACGTCCCAGGGACTGCTTACTGACCGGCAGGCCCGCAAGCGAGGGGTAGGCGGGGAAGTCCTCGCCTACGTCTGGTAG
- the rplQ gene encoding 50S ribosomal protein L17 has protein sequence MPQPTKGPRLGGSPAHEQLMLANLATSLFKHGRITTTQTKAKRLRPLAERLITQARRDDLASRRLVRKTITEKDTFVQLFEEIAPRFKTRPGGYTRIVKIGPRKGDAAPMAIIELVEELVVAAPAAPAKVAKATAKKATKADVLAAQAGETEDEAPAAVAEVEADDAKADDK, from the coding sequence ATGCCTCAGCCCACCAAGGGCCCCCGCCTCGGCGGCAGCCCCGCGCACGAGCAGCTCATGCTGGCCAACCTGGCCACCTCGCTGTTCAAGCACGGCCGGATCACGACCACGCAGACCAAGGCCAAGCGCCTGCGTCCGCTGGCCGAGCGCCTGATCACCCAGGCCCGTCGTGACGACCTCGCGTCTCGGCGGCTCGTCCGCAAGACGATCACGGAGAAGGACACCTTCGTCCAGCTCTTCGAGGAGATCGCGCCGCGCTTCAAGACCCGCCCCGGCGGCTACACCCGGATCGTCAAGATCGGCCCCCGCAAGGGCGACGCCGCTCCCATGGCGATCATCGAGCTCGTCGAGGAGCTCGTCGTAGCCGCTCCTGCGGCTCCGGCGAAGGTCGCGAAGGCCACGGCCAAGAAGGCCACCAAGGCCGACGTGCTGGCGGCTCAGGCCGGCGAGACCGAGGACGAGGCTCCGGCCGCCGTCGCCGAGGTCGAGGCTGACGACGCCAAGGCCGACGACAAGTAA
- the rpsK gene encoding 30S ribosomal protein S11 codes for MPPKARAGAPVKKVRRKERKNVSHGQAHIKSTFNNTIVSITDPTGAVISWASAGQVGFKGSRKSTPFAAQLAAEAAARRAMEHGMRKVDVFVKGPGSGRETAIRSLTAAGLEVGVISDVTPQPHNGCRPPKRRRV; via the coding sequence ATGCCGCCGAAGGCACGCGCTGGGGCCCCAGTTAAGAAGGTCCGGCGCAAAGAACGCAAGAACGTCTCCCACGGGCAGGCGCACATCAAGAGCACCTTCAACAACACCATCGTCTCCATCACGGACCCGACCGGTGCTGTCATCTCCTGGGCCTCCGCGGGCCAGGTTGGTTTCAAGGGCTCCCGCAAGTCGACTCCGTTCGCCGCGCAGCTCGCCGCCGAGGCGGCTGCTCGCCGGGCCATGGAGCACGGCATGCGCAAGGTCGACGTCTTCGTCAAGGGCCCGGGTTCGGGCCGTGAGACGGCGATCCGTTCGCTGACCGCTGCCGGCCTCGAGGTCGGAGTCATCTCCGACGTCACGCCGCAGCCGCACAACGGTTGCCGTCCGCCGAAGCGTCGTCGGGTCTAG
- the rplO gene encoding 50S ribosomal protein L15, with translation MTIKVHHLRPAPGAKTTKMRVGRGEGSKGKTAGRGTKGTKARYQVSAAFEGGQMPLHMRLPKLKGFKNKFKVVFQVVNLDRLAELFPKGGQVGVDELVEAGAVRKGHPVKVLGTGDLGGVKLQISANAFSASAKEKIAAAGGSATEL, from the coding sequence ATGACGATCAAGGTCCACCACCTTCGTCCGGCACCCGGAGCCAAGACCACCAAGATGCGCGTCGGTCGTGGTGAGGGCTCCAAGGGCAAGACCGCTGGTCGCGGTACCAAGGGCACCAAGGCCCGTTACCAGGTCTCGGCTGCGTTCGAGGGCGGGCAGATGCCCCTCCACATGCGCCTGCCGAAGCTGAAGGGCTTCAAGAACAAGTTCAAGGTCGTCTTCCAGGTCGTCAACCTGGACCGCCTGGCGGAGCTCTTCCCCAAGGGCGGCCAGGTCGGCGTGGACGAGCTGGTCGAGGCCGGTGCGGTCCGCAAGGGCCACCCGGTCAAGGTCCTCGGCACGGGCGACCTCGGCGGCGTGAAGCTGCAGATCTCGGCGAACGCGTTCAGCGCGTCCGCTAAAGAGAAGATCGCGGCTGCCGGCGGCTCGGCCACCGAGCTGTAA
- a CDS encoding type Z 30S ribosomal protein S14, with protein MAKKALIIKAAAKPKFAVRAYTRCQRCGRPKSVYRKFGLCRVCIREMAHRGELPGVTKASW; from the coding sequence ATGGCCAAGAAGGCGCTGATCATCAAGGCGGCCGCGAAGCCGAAGTTCGCCGTGCGCGCCTACACCCGCTGCCAGCGGTGCGGCCGTCCGAAGTCGGTGTACCGCAAGTTCGGGCTGTGCCGCGTGTGCATCCGGGAAATGGCTCACCGCGGTGAGCTTCCGGGTGTCACGAAGGCTTCCTGGTAG
- the secY gene encoding preprotein translocase subunit SecY — protein sequence MLSAFFSAFKTPDLRKKIFFTLAIVALYRLGATLPSPGVSYGNVQQCLKAIDSTGGTGIFSLLNLFSGGALLSLSVFALGIMPYITASIILQLLTVVIPRLEALRKEGQAGQAKITQYTRYLTLGLAVLQSSAFIALAKSGTLFGPACDSFPIIPQTAIPSWLTMAVLVITMTAGTGVIMWLGELITDRGVGNGMSVLIFTSIAARLPSEAWQLKQSKGSQGWYWLTGIIALVLLIIALVVYIEQAQRRIPVQYAKRMVGRRMYGGTSTYIPLKVNQAGVIPVIFASSLLYLPQLAVQFFKPDDATQPGPVYLWVQDHLVNATSWVYIALYALLVIFFTYFYVSISFNPTEVADNMKKYGGFVPGIRPGKPTADYLDFILSRITLPGAFYLAAIAVLPNFFFIWLDSKQYQNFPFGGTAVLIMVGVGLETVKQIESQLMQRNYEGFLR from the coding sequence TTGCTCTCCGCGTTCTTCAGTGCGTTCAAAACGCCTGACCTGCGCAAGAAGATCTTCTTCACGCTGGCTATCGTCGCCCTCTACCGCCTCGGTGCAACCCTGCCGAGCCCCGGTGTTTCCTACGGCAACGTTCAGCAGTGCTTGAAGGCGATCGACAGCACAGGTGGTACCGGCATCTTCAGCCTCCTGAACTTGTTCTCAGGTGGTGCGCTGCTCTCACTCTCGGTCTTCGCGCTCGGCATCATGCCGTACATCACCGCGTCGATCATTCTGCAGCTGCTTACGGTCGTCATTCCGCGACTCGAAGCGCTGCGCAAAGAGGGTCAGGCCGGCCAGGCGAAGATCACGCAGTACACCCGCTACCTGACCCTGGGTCTCGCGGTTCTGCAGTCCTCGGCCTTCATCGCCCTGGCGAAGTCCGGCACGCTCTTCGGGCCTGCCTGTGACTCCTTCCCGATCATCCCGCAGACGGCGATCCCCTCCTGGCTCACCATGGCGGTCCTCGTGATCACCATGACCGCCGGCACGGGCGTCATCATGTGGCTCGGTGAGCTCATCACCGACCGCGGCGTCGGCAACGGCATGTCGGTCCTGATCTTCACCTCGATCGCCGCCCGGCTCCCCAGCGAGGCGTGGCAGCTCAAGCAGAGCAAGGGCAGCCAGGGCTGGTACTGGCTGACGGGCATCATCGCGCTGGTCCTGCTGATCATCGCGCTGGTCGTCTACATCGAGCAGGCACAGCGCCGCATCCCGGTGCAGTACGCGAAGCGGATGGTCGGTCGCCGGATGTACGGCGGCACGTCGACCTACATCCCGCTCAAGGTGAACCAGGCCGGTGTCATCCCGGTCATCTTCGCCTCGTCGCTGCTCTACCTGCCGCAGCTCGCCGTCCAGTTCTTCAAGCCGGATGACGCGACCCAGCCGGGACCCGTCTACCTCTGGGTCCAGGACCACCTCGTCAACGCGACGAGCTGGGTCTACATCGCGCTCTACGCGCTGCTGGTCATCTTCTTCACCTACTTCTACGTCTCGATCTCGTTCAACCCGACCGAGGTCGCCGACAACATGAAGAAGTACGGCGGGTTCGTGCCGGGCATCCGCCCGGGCAAGCCGACCGCCGATTACCTCGACTTCATCCTCAGCCGCATCACGCTGCCGGGAGCGTTCTACCTCGCGGCCATCGCGGTGCTGCCGAACTTCTTCTTCATCTGGCTCGACAGCAAGCAGTACCAGAACTTCCCGTTCGGTGGTACGGCGGTGCTGATCATGGTCGGTGTCGGTCTCGAGACGGTCAAGCAGATCGAGAGTCAGTTGATGCAGCGGAACTATGAGGGCTTCCTGCGATGA
- the rpmJ gene encoding 50S ribosomal protein L36 gives MKVKPSVKKICMKCRVIRRHGRVMVICEDPRHKQRQG, from the coding sequence GTGAAGGTCAAGCCGAGCGTCAAGAAGATCTGCATGAAGTGCCGCGTCATTCGCCGGCACGGCCGGGTCATGGTCATCTGTGAGGACCCGCGCCACAAGCAGCGCCAGGGCTAA
- the rpmD gene encoding 50S ribosomal protein L30, producing MARLKVTQLKSEIGAKQNQRHSLRSLGLKRINDVVVKEDRPEIRGMIFAVNHLVKVEEVD from the coding sequence ATGGCACGTTTGAAGGTCACCCAGCTCAAGTCCGAGATCGGCGCCAAGCAGAACCAGCGGCACTCGCTGCGTTCGCTCGGCCTGAAGCGGATCAACGACGTGGTGGTGAAGGAAGACCGTCCCGAGATTCGGGGAATGATCTTCGCGGTCAACCACCTCGTGAAGGTCGAGGAGGTCGACTAA
- the truA gene encoding tRNA pseudouridine(38-40) synthase TruA → MVRVRLDVAYDGTDFSGWAVQPDRRTVAGVLGFELERILGAGVPTGLTVAGRTDAGVHATGQVCHVDLPDEAWAARESTLLRRLAGLLPGDIRVTRAVAVPAAFDARFSALFRRYAYRVTDAPYGAEPLRRRDTLAWARPLDVTRLNAAAQGLLGEHDFAAFCKRKEHATTKRAISIIEWQRQDDGVIVATVQADAFCQAMVRSLVGAMLSVGDGRREPDWPGSLLTRTARADDVPVVGPHGLTLVAVGYPDDESALAERADATRRLRV, encoded by the coding sequence GTGGTCCGGGTCAGGTTGGACGTCGCCTATGACGGCACGGACTTCTCCGGCTGGGCGGTGCAGCCGGATCGGCGTACCGTCGCGGGGGTTCTGGGGTTTGAGCTGGAACGGATCCTCGGCGCGGGAGTCCCCACGGGGTTGACCGTGGCCGGGCGGACCGACGCCGGCGTGCACGCGACAGGACAGGTGTGCCACGTGGACCTGCCGGACGAGGCGTGGGCCGCGCGCGAGTCCACGCTGCTGCGGCGCCTCGCCGGCCTGCTGCCCGGCGACATCCGCGTGACCCGGGCCGTCGCGGTCCCGGCCGCGTTCGACGCGCGCTTCTCGGCCCTTTTCCGCCGGTACGCCTACCGCGTGACCGACGCACCCTATGGCGCGGAGCCGCTGCGGCGCCGGGACACCCTCGCCTGGGCCCGCCCGCTCGACGTGACCCGGCTCAACGCCGCCGCTCAGGGGTTGCTGGGGGAGCACGACTTCGCGGCCTTCTGCAAGCGCAAGGAGCATGCCACGACGAAGCGGGCGATCAGCATCATCGAGTGGCAGCGGCAGGACGACGGGGTGATCGTGGCGACGGTGCAGGCCGACGCGTTCTGCCAGGCGATGGTGCGCAGCCTCGTCGGAGCGATGCTCTCCGTCGGCGACGGCCGCCGCGAGCCCGACTGGCCGGGGAGCCTGCTGACCCGCACGGCCCGCGCCGACGACGTGCCGGTGGTGGGCCCGCACGGGCTGACGCTGGTGGCGGTGGGTTACCCCGACGACGAGTCGGCACTGGCGGAGCGGGCAGACGCGACGCGGCGCCTGCGCGTCTAG
- the rpsM gene encoding 30S ribosomal protein S13 → MARLVGVDLPRDKRMEIALTYIFGVGRTRSIAALAATGIDPNKRTKDLTDEEVVQLRDYIEANFKVEGDLRREVAADIRRKVEIGCYEGIRHRKGLPVRGQRTRTNARTRKGPKRTVAGKKKPGKK, encoded by the coding sequence ATGGCACGTCTCGTTGGCGTTGATCTTCCGCGCGATAAGCGCATGGAGATCGCGCTCACCTACATCTTCGGTGTCGGTCGGACGCGCTCGATCGCGGCACTCGCCGCGACCGGCATCGATCCGAACAAGCGCACCAAGGACCTCACTGATGAAGAGGTCGTCCAGCTTCGTGACTACATCGAAGCGAACTTCAAGGTTGAAGGCGACCTGCGCCGCGAGGTCGCTGCGGACATCCGCCGCAAGGTAGAGATCGGTTGCTACGAGGGCATCCGACACCGCAAGGGTCTGCCCGTTCGCGGGCAGCGGACCCGGACCAACGCTCGCACCCGCAAGGGTCCGAAGCGCACGGTCGCGGGCAAGAAGAAGCCCGGCAAGAAGTAG
- the rplR gene encoding 50S ribosomal protein L18 produces MSATLLKRRNGGGVAHKRAVGKARRHFRIRKNVSGTAERPRLVVTRSLRQITAQIVDDTKGHTLVSASSLDASIRTVEGDKRALAGKVGALLAERAKSAGISKVVFDRGGNRYAGRVASLADAAREAGLEF; encoded by the coding sequence GTGAGCGCAACGCTCCTCAAGCGCCGCAACGGCGGCGGCGTCGCACACAAGCGCGCCGTTGGCAAGGCGCGCCGGCACTTCCGCATCCGCAAGAACGTCAGCGGTACGGCCGAGCGCCCCCGCCTTGTCGTTACTCGCAGCCTGCGGCAGATCACGGCCCAGATCGTGGACGACACCAAGGGTCACACCCTGGTCTCGGCCTCGTCGCTGGACGCTTCGATCCGGACCGTCGAGGGTGACAAGCGCGCCCTGGCCGGCAAGGTCGGTGCACTGCTCGCCGAGCGTGCGAAGTCCGCAGGTATCAGCAAGGTCGTCTTCGACCGCGGTGGAAACCGGTACGCGGGTCGCGTTGCGTCCCTCGCCGACGCCGCGCGCGAAGCCGGACTCGAGTTCTAG
- a CDS encoding DNA-directed RNA polymerase subunit alpha translates to MLISQRPTLTEESISEVRSRFTIEPLEPGFGYTLGNSLRRTLLSSIPGAAVTSIKVDGVLHEFTTIPGVKEDVVELVMNVKELSVSSEHDEPVSMYLRKQGPGDVTAGDIQPPAGVSVHNPDLKLATLNGKGRLDMELTVERGRGYVTAAQNKQGGAEIGRIPVDSIYSPVLKVTYRVEATRVEQRTDFDRLIIDVETKASISPRTALASAGSTLVELFGLCRELDESAEGIDIGPSPQDAQLAADLALPIEELDLTVRSYNCLKREGINTVGELIGRTEADLLDIRNFGQKSIDEVKMKLAGMGLGLKDSAPNFDPANVVDSFGDADYDETDVDSDSDADSDDYRETEQL, encoded by the coding sequence GTGCTCATCTCCCAGCGCCCGACTCTCACCGAAGAGTCGATCAGCGAGGTTCGTTCCCGGTTCACCATCGAACCGCTGGAGCCGGGCTTCGGCTACACGCTCGGCAACTCGCTTCGGCGTACCCTGCTCAGCTCGATCCCCGGCGCAGCCGTGACGAGCATCAAGGTCGACGGCGTGCTGCACGAGTTCACCACGATCCCCGGTGTCAAGGAGGACGTGGTCGAGCTCGTCATGAACGTCAAGGAGCTCTCCGTCAGCTCCGAGCACGACGAGCCCGTCAGCATGTACCTGCGCAAGCAGGGCCCCGGTGACGTGACCGCCGGCGACATCCAGCCTCCGGCCGGTGTCTCGGTGCACAACCCGGACCTGAAGCTCGCCACGCTCAACGGCAAGGGCCGGCTGGACATGGAGCTGACGGTCGAGCGCGGCCGCGGCTACGTGACCGCCGCCCAGAACAAGCAGGGTGGCGCGGAGATCGGCCGGATCCCGGTCGACTCGATCTACTCGCCGGTGCTGAAGGTGACCTACCGCGTTGAGGCGACCCGCGTCGAGCAGCGCACCGACTTCGACCGTCTGATCATCGACGTGGAGACCAAGGCGAGCATCTCGCCGCGGACCGCGCTGGCGTCGGCCGGTTCGACCCTGGTGGAGCTCTTCGGGCTCTGCCGGGAACTGGACGAGTCCGCCGAGGGCATCGACATCGGCCCGTCGCCGCAGGACGCGCAGCTCGCTGCCGACCTGGCGCTGCCGATCGAGGAGCTCGACCTGACGGTCCGTTCTTACAACTGCCTCAAGCGCGAGGGCATCAACACCGTTGGTGAGCTGATCGGGCGTACCGAGGCCGACCTCCTCGACATCCGGAACTTCGGTCAGAAGTCCATCGACGAGGTCAAGATGAAGCTGGCCGGGATGGGCCTGGGTCTGAAGGACTCGGCGCCGAACTTCGACCCGGCGAACGTCGTCGACTCCTTCGGGGACGCCGACTACGACGAAACCGATGTCGACTCGGACTCCGACGCCGACAGCGACGACTACCGCGAGACCGAGCAGCTCTAA
- the rplF gene encoding 50S ribosomal protein L6 codes for MSRIGRKIIPVPAGVEITISGQTIKVKGPKGTLEHTLAEPIAVERGDDGTLTVTRPNDERKAKELHGLSRTLVANMVVGVTEGYKKSLEINGTGYRVTAKGSDLEFALGFSHPVLVQAPDGITFTVERPTLFHVAGIDKQLVGEVSAKIRKIRPPEPYKGKGVKYSDEVIRRKAGKAGKK; via the coding sequence ATGTCGCGAATCGGACGTAAGATCATCCCGGTCCCGGCCGGGGTGGAGATCACTATCAGCGGGCAGACCATCAAGGTCAAGGGCCCCAAGGGAACGCTTGAGCACACGCTTGCCGAGCCGATCGCCGTGGAACGCGGCGACGACGGCACGCTGACGGTCACGCGCCCCAATGACGAGCGCAAGGCCAAGGAGCTGCACGGCCTTTCGCGTACCCTGGTCGCCAACATGGTTGTGGGCGTCACCGAGGGCTACAAGAAGAGCCTGGAGATCAACGGCACCGGTTACCGCGTGACCGCCAAGGGATCGGACCTCGAGTTCGCCCTCGGCTTCTCGCACCCGGTCCTGGTGCAGGCGCCGGACGGCATCACCTTCACGGTGGAGCGTCCGACCCTCTTCCACGTCGCCGGTATCGACAAGCAGCTCGTCGGCGAGGTCTCGGCGAAGATCCGGAAGATCCGTCCGCCGGAGCCCTACAAGGGCAAGGGTGTCAAGTACTCGGACGAGGTCATCCGCCGCAAGGCTGGAAAGGCAGGTAAGAAGTGA
- the rpsD gene encoding 30S ribosomal protein S4 has translation MARYTGADCRRCRREKTKLFLKGSKCDGPKCPFESRPFPPGQHGRGRTKDTEYLLQLREKQKARRIYGVLEKQFRTYYEEANRRSGKTGEVLLQILESRLDNVVYRAGYALSRDHARQLVKHGHFVVNGKKVDIPSYRVTEHDIVEVREKSRVLDPFQVAIGLAGSRTVPAWIEAIPSQLKILVHNLPARGAIDTQLQEQLIVELYSK, from the coding sequence ATGGCTCGTTATACAGGCGCAGACTGCCGCCGCTGCCGTCGGGAGAAGACCAAGCTGTTCCTCAAGGGCAGCAAGTGCGACGGGCCGAAGTGCCCGTTCGAGTCGCGGCCTTTCCCGCCCGGACAGCACGGCCGTGGCCGTACCAAGGACACCGAGTACCTGCTCCAGCTTCGTGAGAAGCAGAAGGCCCGCCGCATCTACGGCGTGCTGGAGAAGCAGTTCCGGACCTACTACGAGGAGGCGAACCGCCGCTCCGGCAAGACCGGTGAGGTGCTTCTCCAGATCCTCGAGTCGCGGCTCGACAACGTGGTCTACCGGGCGGGCTACGCGCTCTCCCGCGACCACGCCCGTCAGCTGGTCAAGCACGGCCACTTCGTGGTCAACGGCAAGAAGGTCGACATTCCTTCTTACCGCGTGACGGAGCACGACATCGTCGAGGTCCGGGAGAAGTCCCGCGTCCTCGACCCGTTCCAGGTGGCGATTGGTCTGGCCGGCAGCCGGACCGTTCCCGCGTGGATCGAGGCGATTCCGTCGCAGCTCAAGATCCTCGTGCACAACCTCCCGGCGCGCGGTGCCATTGACACCCAGCTCCAGGAGCAGTTGATCGTCGAGCTTTACTCCAAGTAA
- a CDS encoding adenylate kinase: MRLVLVGPPGAGKGTQAEFIASHLSVPKISTGDIFRANVTQKTELGLEAKRYMDAGGLVPDEVTINMVRGRLAESDAADGFLLDGFPRTVPQAVALDKMLTDADNGLDLVLELIVEHDEVIRRLSGRRTCHGCKKIWHVEFDAPAHEGICDRCQGELYQRDDDKAETIAERLRVYARDTAPLVDYYGAQGKLVGIDATGPVEDVTVRAIDALRSYGG; the protein is encoded by the coding sequence ATGAGATTGGTGCTGGTCGGCCCGCCGGGCGCGGGCAAGGGGACGCAAGCTGAGTTCATCGCGTCCCACTTGTCCGTGCCGAAGATCTCGACCGGCGACATCTTCCGCGCGAACGTCACTCAGAAGACGGAGCTCGGGCTCGAGGCCAAGCGCTACATGGACGCGGGCGGCCTCGTGCCCGACGAAGTCACGATCAACATGGTTCGTGGGCGACTCGCCGAGTCGGATGCCGCCGATGGGTTCCTGCTCGACGGGTTCCCGCGGACGGTGCCGCAGGCGGTCGCCCTCGACAAGATGCTCACCGACGCCGACAACGGTCTCGACCTGGTGCTTGAGCTGATCGTCGAGCATGACGAGGTGATCCGCCGGCTCTCGGGCCGGCGGACCTGCCACGGCTGCAAGAAGATCTGGCACGTCGAGTTCGACGCGCCCGCGCACGAGGGCATCTGCGACCGCTGCCAGGGTGAGCTCTACCAGCGCGACGACGACAAGGCCGAGACGATCGCGGAGCGGCTGCGGGTGTACGCCCGCGACACCGCTCCGCTCGTCGACTACTACGGCGCGCAGGGCAAGCTCGTGGGGATCGACGCGACGGGCCCGGTCGAGGATGTGACCGTCCGCGCAATAGACGCCCTGCGCTCCTACGGCGGCTAG